The Lichenihabitans psoromatis genome contains a region encoding:
- a CDS encoding Crp/Fnr family transcriptional regulator, whose translation MQNPLIRKLAHSGFLTVADNVTLAHLSSRTRQVDSHRDLIREGDRPEHVRLVMKGFACRYKIIEQGRRQILAFLVPGDFCDLHVAILGEMDHNIGTLSPCIIVDIPRVVVEELTARHSRISRALWWATLVDEGILREWLVSMGQRPADQQIAHLFCELFFRLQAVGLCHNNSFDLPMTQEELADTMGLSTIHVNRTLQQLRYDRFITFKAGVLDIIDVAKLAAFSGFNPNYLHLNRRLATVD comes from the coding sequence ATGCAAAATCCGCTCATCCGCAAGCTCGCCCATAGCGGGTTTCTGACCGTCGCCGACAATGTAACGCTCGCGCATCTATCCTCCCGAACCCGGCAGGTCGACAGTCATCGCGACCTGATCCGGGAAGGCGACCGACCCGAGCACGTCCGTCTCGTCATGAAGGGATTTGCGTGTCGCTATAAGATCATCGAGCAGGGGCGCCGTCAGATTTTGGCTTTTTTGGTCCCCGGCGACTTTTGCGACCTGCATGTCGCGATCCTCGGCGAGATGGACCATAACATCGGCACCCTCAGCCCTTGCATTATCGTCGATATCCCTCGCGTCGTCGTTGAGGAACTCACCGCGCGACACTCCCGCATCAGCCGCGCGCTCTGGTGGGCGACCCTTGTCGATGAGGGCATCTTAAGGGAGTGGTTGGTCAGCATGGGGCAACGCCCGGCCGATCAGCAGATCGCTCATCTCTTCTGCGAGCTCTTTTTCAGGCTGCAGGCGGTTGGCCTGTGTCACAACAACAGTTTCGACCTGCCCATGACGCAGGAAGAACTGGCTGACACGATGGGGCTTTCGACCATTCACGTGAACCGAACGCTGCAGCAACTCCGCTACGATCGGTTCATCACCTTCAAAGCGGGCGTCCTCGACATTATCGACGTGGCAAAACTGGCGGCATTTTCCGGATTTAATCCGAATTACCTGCACCTCAACCGGCGATTAGCAACCGTCGACTGA
- a CDS encoding LysM peptidoglycan-binding domain-containing protein codes for MMLAWLRSPRGSVTTTILVVLVLLAFGFAFWRGGQHPTPFALMTPPAVKPAPLFGTDASTSQPKKPITNSASEAAPAPSPTSTMASNPTATASSTGSTSSAGQPGASVAPLSKTTDPLAAPATNPTGGAAAPSFDVVRVEPTGEAVVAGRGEPGSEVSLVDRGVVVAHMTIDGSGQFALLPPTLGEGEHYLTLQTAKTGQGPVPSSQSVAVSIAKSGTAKPMVAILSPDQPARVLSDGTPLVSSVATAGPSAPVSIQSVEAGQGGQFTASGSAHAGNQCRVYLNGAFLADVTAGKDGRWSVKVEHGMRPGKYTVRADELEAASGKVVNRAEVPFDYPAAGAIGRGKRMLIAKAPPATPSKAMAGAQQQLGATHPSVVASNAPPSASAGLASASPGLGGAASATDGSRAMPGVAGPASTSTALATSGTPNIASPGAARSTDTAPTEPGAASDGAAAAAIVAQLQSATVIRGDSLWRISRKMLGHGVAYTEIYASNATQIRNPNLIYPGQIFVVPNRATN; via the coding sequence ATGATGTTGGCCTGGCTGAGGAGCCCACGTGGGAGCGTTACGACTACGATCCTGGTCGTGCTCGTTCTTTTGGCGTTCGGCTTCGCGTTCTGGCGAGGCGGTCAACACCCGACCCCGTTCGCCTTGATGACCCCGCCTGCGGTCAAGCCTGCTCCTTTGTTCGGCACGGATGCATCGACCAGCCAGCCCAAGAAGCCGATCACAAATTCTGCGAGCGAGGCGGCACCGGCCCCTTCGCCGACCTCGACCATGGCGTCAAATCCGACCGCGACGGCATCATCGACCGGATCGACGTCGTCCGCCGGGCAGCCAGGCGCAAGCGTCGCGCCTCTCAGCAAGACAACAGACCCGCTTGCCGCGCCTGCGACTAACCCGACCGGCGGAGCGGCTGCGCCGAGCTTCGATGTTGTGCGCGTCGAGCCGACCGGTGAGGCGGTCGTCGCGGGGCGCGGTGAGCCCGGCAGTGAGGTGTCGCTCGTCGATCGGGGCGTCGTTGTGGCCCATATGACGATCGACGGATCCGGACAATTCGCTCTGTTGCCACCCACTCTCGGCGAAGGGGAGCATTACCTGACCCTGCAGACCGCGAAGACCGGCCAGGGGCCGGTTCCTTCGAGCCAATCGGTTGCGGTTTCGATCGCCAAGAGCGGCACGGCGAAGCCGATGGTGGCCATTCTGTCACCGGATCAACCGGCCCGTGTCTTGTCGGACGGTACACCGCTCGTGTCATCGGTCGCGACGGCCGGCCCATCCGCTCCCGTGTCGATCCAAAGCGTCGAAGCCGGGCAGGGTGGTCAGTTCACGGCCTCGGGATCGGCTCATGCAGGGAACCAATGCCGCGTGTACCTCAATGGCGCGTTTCTGGCCGACGTCACGGCCGGAAAAGATGGCCGTTGGTCCGTCAAGGTCGAGCATGGGATGCGACCCGGCAAATATACCGTGCGGGCCGATGAGTTGGAGGCGGCGAGCGGTAAGGTGGTCAACCGGGCCGAGGTGCCGTTCGATTATCCCGCCGCCGGCGCGATCGGGCGTGGGAAGCGCATGCTGATCGCGAAGGCGCCGCCTGCTACCCCATCGAAGGCCATGGCGGGCGCGCAGCAGCAGCTTGGCGCCACCCACCCATCCGTGGTCGCATCGAATGCTCCTCCCTCGGCCTCGGCTGGGCTTGCCTCCGCCTCGCCTGGGCTTGGGGGAGCGGCGTCAGCGACCGATGGCTCCCGTGCCATGCCGGGTGTCGCCGGCCCCGCTTCGACGTCGACTGCACTTGCGACGTCCGGAACCCCCAACATCGCGAGCCCTGGCGCCGCACGATCGACCGATACGGCACCGACAGAACCGGGCGCTGCGTCGGATGGAGCGGCGGCAGCCGCGATCGTGGCGCAACTGCAATCCGCAACGGTGATCCGGGGCGACAGCCTGTGGAGGATCAGCCGTAAAATGTTGGGGCATGGGGTCGCCTATACCGAGATTTACGCCTCGAACGCGACGCAGATTCGCAACCCGAATCTGATTTATCCCGGTCAAATCTTCGTCGTGCCGAACCGCGCGACCAACTGA
- a CDS encoding CDP-alcohol phosphatidyltransferase family protein yields the protein MTPDFDRGPYRRESSKRFRAVPMRIILPNLVTILALCLGLTAIRMAADGQFDKAVLSILAAAVLDGIDGRLARALKGTTRFGAELDSLADFLDFGVAPALTLYFWSLSGVKSFGWFAAMVFAIACALRLARFNVALDDDDKPSWTSQFFTGMPAPAGAVVVLMPLYLHYSVFELNISRVFVPLEIIYVLAVAALMASRLPHWSGKTIGRVPRDQVIFVLFGVAVVILLLATFPMEMLIVLTLAYLVHIPISMRRVRQLKQRDALVAAGADEDRTTGSAQFPASGN from the coding sequence ATGACGCCTGACTTCGATCGTGGACCCTATCGGCGCGAGAGTTCGAAGCGCTTTCGTGCCGTGCCGATGCGGATCATTCTTCCGAATCTCGTGACGATCCTGGCGCTTTGTCTCGGGTTGACGGCCATCCGGATGGCCGCTGACGGGCAGTTCGATAAGGCAGTTTTGTCGATCTTGGCGGCTGCGGTGCTCGACGGGATCGATGGGCGCCTGGCGCGCGCGCTCAAGGGCACGACCCGCTTCGGGGCAGAGCTCGATTCGCTTGCCGACTTCCTCGATTTCGGCGTGGCGCCAGCACTGACGCTTTATTTCTGGTCTCTCAGTGGCGTGAAAAGCTTTGGCTGGTTCGCCGCCATGGTGTTCGCGATCGCCTGTGCGCTGCGACTCGCCCGTTTCAATGTCGCGCTCGACGATGACGATAAGCCCTCCTGGACATCTCAGTTCTTCACTGGGATGCCGGCTCCGGCGGGCGCCGTGGTCGTCCTGATGCCGCTCTATCTGCATTACTCGGTGTTCGAGCTGAACATCTCTCGCGTCTTTGTGCCGCTCGAGATCATCTATGTGCTGGCCGTGGCGGCCTTGATGGCGAGCCGCCTCCCGCATTGGTCGGGGAAGACCATTGGGCGAGTCCCCCGCGATCAGGTGATCTTCGTTCTCTTCGGCGTCGCGGTCGTGATCCTTTTGCTGGCGACATTCCCGATGGAAATGTTGATCGTCTTGACCTTGGCTTATCTGGTGCACATCCCGATCAGCATGCGTCGCGTTCGCCAATTGAAGCAGCGCGATGCGCTCGTGGCCGCGGGGGCGGATGAAGACCGGACGACCGGTTCGGCTCAGTTTCCGGCGTCCGGGAATTAA
- a CDS encoding Maf-like protein, translating to MNATDRRGGAGRTGTWRPKLVLASASPRRLALLQQIGIEPDVLLPTDIDETPHKGELPRVLAGRLAAEKLNAATATAQARADLEDCFIVAADTVVCVGRRILPKCEILDEADDCLRLLSGRAHRVYTGVSVMTPKGHVRHKLVETRVRFKRLSSQEIEAYLASGEWRGKAGGYAIQGLAEAFVMKLIGSHSSVVGLPLYETLGLLVGEGYPAHLLWLNQA from the coding sequence GTGAACGCGACGGACCGACGGGGCGGCGCCGGCCGTACCGGAACTTGGCGTCCCAAGCTCGTTCTCGCATCCGCGTCGCCTCGACGGTTGGCTCTGCTGCAACAGATCGGCATTGAGCCCGACGTCCTTCTGCCGACGGATATCGACGAGACGCCGCACAAGGGTGAACTTCCGCGTGTGCTGGCTGGCCGCCTTGCGGCCGAAAAGCTGAATGCCGCAACCGCCACGGCACAAGCCCGCGCCGATCTCGAGGATTGCTTTATCGTCGCCGCCGATACAGTCGTCTGTGTCGGACGACGCATTCTGCCGAAATGTGAAATCCTCGACGAGGCCGACGATTGTCTTCGGCTGCTCTCGGGTCGCGCCCATCGCGTCTACACCGGCGTCAGCGTCATGACCCCGAAGGGACATGTCCGCCATAAATTGGTCGAGACGCGGGTGCGCTTCAAGCGCTTGTCCAGCCAGGAAATCGAAGCCTATCTGGCGTCGGGCGAGTGGCGCGGCAAGGCTGGCGGCTATGCCATCCAAGGCTTGGCCGAGGCCTTCGTCATGAAGCTCATCGGCTCGCATTCGTCGGTGGTTGGTCTGCCGCTTTACGAGACCTTGGGGCTGCTGGTCGGCGAAGGCTATCCCGCCCATCTCCTATGGCTGAACCAGGCTTGA
- a CDS encoding MarR family winged helix-turn-helix transcriptional regulator: MILSDDPARPSGSRETPNADNGSPSDVDDLERVGEAGQASLLLGDQICFAVYALAHAFSRRYKPHLDEIGITYPQYVCLLVLWETDGLTVKAIGERLLLDSGTLTPLLKRLEAAGLVSRRRDKVDERQVRVSLTEAGQALHERCRSIRTGMICATGLPFDELDALKTKLVTLRETLDQPPS, translated from the coding sequence ATGATTCTCTCTGACGATCCGGCGCGACCGTCGGGCTCACGCGAGACGCCGAATGCGGATAATGGGTCGCCGAGCGACGTCGATGATCTGGAACGTGTCGGGGAGGCGGGACAGGCGTCCTTGCTGCTGGGCGACCAGATCTGTTTTGCGGTTTATGCCTTGGCGCATGCGTTCTCCCGCCGCTACAAACCGCATCTCGACGAGATCGGCATCACATATCCGCAATACGTCTGCCTGTTGGTGCTGTGGGAGACGGACGGGCTGACCGTCAAGGCGATCGGCGAACGATTGCTGCTGGATTCAGGGACGCTAACGCCCCTGCTCAAGCGGCTCGAAGCCGCCGGCCTCGTCTCGCGACGCCGCGATAAGGTCGACGAGCGGCAGGTTCGAGTGTCCCTGACCGAAGCGGGCCAAGCGCTCCACGAGCGCTGCAGATCGATCCGCACCGGGATGATATGCGCGACCGGGCTCCCGTTCGACGAGCTCGACGCACTGAAAACCAAACTCGTGACCTTGCGCGAGACTCTCGATCAACCGCCCTCGTGA
- a CDS encoding phosphatidylserine decarboxylase has translation MSMFASIRRQLTPVHPEGYIFIAAFAVVALILDWIWSPLGWIGGIATLWCVYFFRDPQRVTPMREGLVISPADGVISSIGFFVPPSELGLGDRPMQRISVFMSVFDCHVNRAPMTGRIVRIAYKPGLFVNADLDKASEDNERSSMVLETASGRIGVVQIAGLIARRIVSFVREGESIGAGDRFGLIRFGSRVDVYLPEGVRVLVGHGSRAIAGETVLADVKGAESSRSFKAG, from the coding sequence ATGTCTATGTTTGCGAGTATTCGACGGCAGCTCACGCCCGTTCATCCGGAAGGCTATATTTTCATCGCGGCCTTTGCGGTCGTGGCCCTGATCCTCGATTGGATTTGGAGCCCGCTCGGCTGGATCGGTGGGATCGCGACGCTCTGGTGCGTCTATTTCTTCCGCGACCCACAGCGCGTGACGCCCATGCGGGAAGGCTTGGTGATATCACCCGCCGATGGCGTGATTTCGTCGATCGGTTTCTTCGTGCCGCCCTCGGAACTCGGATTGGGCGACCGGCCCATGCAGCGCATTTCGGTGTTCATGAGTGTGTTCGATTGCCACGTCAATCGGGCGCCGATGACCGGCCGAATCGTGCGGATCGCTTACAAACCCGGCTTGTTCGTAAACGCCGATCTCGACAAGGCCAGCGAAGATAACGAACGATCCAGCATGGTGCTGGAAACCGCGAGCGGCCGGATCGGTGTCGTGCAGATTGCCGGTTTGATTGCCCGCCGCATCGTGTCCTTCGTGCGTGAAGGCGAGTCGATCGGCGCGGGGGATCGCTTCGGTCTTATCCGGTTCGGGTCCCGCGTCGATGTCTATCTTCCCGAAGGCGTGCGCGTGTTGGTCGGCCATGGATCTCGAGCGATCGCGGGCGAAACCGTACTGGCCGATGTGAAGGGGGCGGAGTCGTCACGGAGCTTCAAGGCTGGTTAG
- a CDS encoding adenylate/guanylate cyclase domain-containing protein: MTGMTEEGSTGSIGGAGQQIARPAVSGLTVSGMSMPDLLAGMPSDRARKAVDLVDWLMRSDRRTASKSLIEELCERMIEAGLPLDRYASSTSMVTAEHDAVGRYWVRGEGVTETVYVQTEERAPEYLASPYYLAAQTQQWVEVWIPDTSDDRFGIVKSLRDRGITHYICVPILLTNGANAWVTFATRQQTGFSKLDLMTIAFWIPPLTTRIDARLGWSTLDKLLRTYVGDEPHRAILAGRAKRGQVSTIRAAMLVADLRDSTGHMAELSAVQAVDLFNDLFDCLVPPVEERRGEVLKYLGDGLLAVFRETKERSCDASDRALEAAEAALDAVDAFNRLHPDRRPMEIGIALHYGEVAYGNVGSGLRLDFTVIGRDVALASRIASMNAKLSQPLLLSAAFVNHMRRGAEQIGLFPARGFTEKVEIFRPGPRPLLGAAESMARDDDRQMTADHV, translated from the coding sequence ATGACCGGAATGACCGAGGAGGGCTCCACCGGATCGATCGGTGGTGCAGGTCAGCAGATCGCACGACCCGCGGTATCGGGATTGACGGTATCCGGGATGTCGATGCCTGATCTTCTGGCCGGCATGCCGTCGGACCGTGCTCGCAAGGCGGTCGACCTCGTCGACTGGCTCATGCGATCGGATAGACGCACCGCATCCAAGTCGCTGATCGAGGAATTATGCGAGCGGATGATCGAGGCGGGTTTGCCGCTTGATCGTTATGCCTCGTCGACCTCGATGGTCACGGCAGAGCATGATGCAGTGGGCCGCTATTGGGTCCGCGGCGAAGGTGTGACCGAAACCGTCTATGTTCAGACGGAAGAACGAGCTCCAGAGTATCTCGCAAGCCCCTATTATCTTGCGGCACAAACCCAGCAATGGGTCGAGGTCTGGATTCCCGACACGTCGGATGACCGGTTCGGTATCGTCAAATCACTTCGCGATCGCGGCATCACGCATTACATCTGCGTTCCGATCTTGCTTACGAATGGCGCCAATGCCTGGGTGACCTTCGCGACGCGACAGCAGACCGGGTTTTCGAAGCTCGATCTGATGACGATCGCGTTTTGGATTCCGCCGCTGACGACCCGCATCGATGCGCGGCTCGGGTGGTCCACCCTCGACAAGTTGCTTCGCACCTATGTGGGCGATGAACCGCACCGCGCCATTTTGGCGGGCCGCGCGAAGCGGGGGCAGGTCTCAACCATACGGGCCGCGATGCTGGTGGCCGATCTCCGCGACTCGACTGGCCACATGGCCGAACTTAGTGCGGTCCAGGCTGTCGATCTCTTCAACGATTTGTTCGATTGTCTCGTGCCGCCGGTCGAAGAGCGACGCGGCGAGGTGTTGAAATATCTGGGCGATGGCCTTTTGGCTGTCTTCCGCGAAACGAAGGAGCGGTCCTGCGACGCATCCGATCGGGCGCTTGAGGCGGCAGAAGCGGCTCTCGACGCGGTGGATGCCTTCAACCGGCTGCATCCGGATCGTCGACCCATGGAAATCGGAATAGCCTTGCATTACGGCGAAGTGGCCTATGGCAACGTCGGATCCGGCCTGCGGCTGGATTTCACCGTGATCGGGCGGGATGTCGCTCTGGCCAGTCGGATTGCCAGCATGAATGCCAAATTGAGCCAGCCTCTGCTGCTGTCGGCCGCCTTCGTCAATCACATGCGACGCGGTGCCGAGCAAATCGGGCTGTTCCCCGCTCGTGGCTTCACCGAAAAGGTCGAAATCTTCCGGCCCGGTCCAAGGCCGCTGCTGGGCGCGGCTGAGTCGATGGCGCGAGATGATGATCGACAGATGACGGCGGATCATGTTTGA
- a CDS encoding ABCB family ABC transporter ATP-binding protein/permease: MTHQTLPVAGPAAPSKPRVKAEASLFTTVRNLWPYIWPSDRADLRRRIYAALVLLIVAKLITIAIPYSFKWATDAVVGKADHGLGFLPSDMTGPVALTVAYGVLRIVMALFTQGRDALFASVAMHAVRRLATEVFVHLHELSLRYHLERKTGGLTRVLERGRTAIETIVRMIMLTGVPTAVEFVLILAVFTLQFDWLYALAVTIMIIAYMLFTTVATNWRIAIRQSMNESDQDANTKAIDSLLNFETVKYFGAEEREADRYDRSMARYEKLSVKTYTSLAFLNAGQALIFSVGLAVVMIMCLRGIRAGHNTVGDFVLVNAMMIQLYQPLNFMGLVYREVKQAIIDIELMFSILDQSAEVKDKPGARDLKVTEGRVRFEHVNFGYDPAREILKDVSFEIAPGQTVAVVGPSGAGKSTLSRLMFRFYEASSGRITIDGQDILNVTQKSLRSAIGMVPQDTVLFNDSIEYNIRYGRWEASPEDIREAAKDAQIDQFIISVPGGYDAQVGERGLKLSGGEKQRVAIARTILKAPPVLVLDEATSALDSFTEREIQDALVRVSRGRTTLVIAHRLSTVVAADQILVLVKGVIAERGTHDELLLRGGTYAAMWNRQRQADAARDALRRADEEGDDLPENSFEPASGSARAAE; encoded by the coding sequence ATGACCCATCAAACCCTGCCGGTGGCCGGGCCTGCCGCGCCATCAAAACCGCGCGTCAAAGCCGAGGCCAGTCTCTTCACGACTGTCCGCAATCTTTGGCCTTACATCTGGCCGAGCGACCGGGCCGATCTCCGCCGTCGCATTTATGCGGCGCTCGTTTTGCTGATCGTTGCCAAACTCATCACCATTGCGATCCCCTATTCGTTCAAATGGGCGACGGATGCCGTGGTCGGCAAAGCGGATCATGGTCTCGGCTTCCTCCCGTCCGACATGACGGGGCCTGTGGCGCTGACTGTGGCCTATGGGGTCCTCAGGATCGTCATGGCGCTGTTTACGCAAGGGCGCGACGCCTTGTTTGCGTCCGTCGCGATGCATGCTGTGCGTCGTCTCGCGACAGAAGTCTTTGTGCATCTGCACGAACTGTCGCTGCGCTATCATCTCGAGCGCAAGACGGGTGGCTTGACCCGCGTTTTGGAGCGGGGGCGCACGGCGATCGAGACGATCGTGCGGATGATCATGCTGACCGGCGTCCCGACCGCTGTCGAATTCGTGCTGATCCTCGCGGTTTTCACGCTTCAGTTCGACTGGCTTTACGCGCTCGCGGTCACGATCATGATCATCGCCTATATGCTGTTCACGACGGTGGCGACGAATTGGCGCATCGCGATCCGCCAGTCGATGAACGAAAGCGATCAGGACGCGAATACGAAGGCGATCGACAGTCTCCTCAATTTCGAAACCGTGAAATATTTCGGTGCCGAGGAGCGCGAGGCGGATCGTTATGATCGGTCGATGGCGCGATACGAGAAACTCAGCGTCAAGACCTACACGTCATTGGCCTTTCTCAATGCTGGTCAGGCGCTGATCTTCAGCGTCGGTCTTGCGGTCGTCATGATCATGTGTCTGCGCGGCATCCGGGCCGGTCACAACACTGTCGGCGATTTCGTTCTCGTCAATGCCATGATGATCCAGCTCTACCAGCCCTTGAACTTCATGGGCCTCGTCTACCGCGAGGTCAAACAGGCCATCATCGACATCGAACTGATGTTCTCGATTCTCGATCAATCGGCCGAAGTGAAGGACAAGCCGGGCGCGCGTGACCTGAAGGTGACCGAAGGGCGGGTGCGTTTCGAGCATGTGAATTTCGGCTACGACCCGGCGCGGGAGATCCTGAAAGACGTCTCGTTCGAGATTGCACCCGGCCAGACGGTTGCGGTCGTCGGCCCCTCCGGCGCCGGCAAGTCGACGCTGTCACGGCTGATGTTCCGCTTCTACGAAGCCTCGTCCGGTCGCATCACCATCGATGGGCAGGATATCCTGAACGTGACCCAAAAATCCTTGCGGTCGGCCATCGGCATGGTTCCGCAGGATACGGTGCTGTTCAACGACTCGATCGAGTACAACATCCGATATGGGCGCTGGGAAGCCAGCCCCGAGGATATCCGCGAGGCCGCCAAGGACGCGCAAATTGACCAGTTCATCATCTCTGTGCCCGGCGGTTATGACGCGCAGGTCGGTGAACGTGGCTTGAAGCTTTCGGGGGGTGAGAAACAGCGCGTTGCGATCGCACGCACCATCCTCAAGGCGCCGCCGGTGCTGGTGCTCGACGAGGCGACGTCGGCGCTCGATAGCTTTACCGAACGCGAAATTCAGGATGCGCTCGTGCGCGTTTCCCGCGGGCGGACCACGCTGGTCATCGCGCATCGGCTGTCGACCGTAGTGGCGGCAGATCAGATTCTCGTTTTGGTCAAGGGCGTGATCGCCGAACGCGGCACCCACGACGAGTTATTGCTGCGCGGGGGCACTTATGCGGCCATGTGGAACCGCCAACGTCAAGCCGATGCCGCACGGGATGCTCTCCGCCGCGCCGATGAAGAGGGCGATGACCTGCCGGAGAACTCCTTCGAGCCTGCTTCCGGATCGGCTCGCGCCGCAGAGTGA
- the infA gene encoding translation initiation factor IF-1, translating to MAKEELLEFPGTVTELLPNAMFRVKLENDHEITAHTAGKMRKNRIRVLTGDKVLVEMTPYDLTKGRITYRFK from the coding sequence ATGGCGAAAGAAGAACTGCTCGAGTTTCCGGGAACCGTCACCGAATTGCTTCCGAATGCGATGTTCCGCGTGAAGCTTGAGAACGATCACGAAATCACGGCTCACACAGCCGGAAAAATGCGTAAAAACCGGATCCGCGTGCTCACGGGCGACAAGGTGCTGGTCGAGATGACGCCCTACGATCTCACCAAGGGCCGTATCACCTACCGCTTCAAGTGA
- a CDS encoding TIGR00730 family Rossman fold protein, which translates to MSDLKSICVYCGSASGTNPHHLQTAEALGRAMAEAGIGLVYGGGNAGLMGATARSVLAHGGHVTGIIPDFLRDRELVLSDAQEMIVVPDMHTRKQMMFERSDAFVALPGGIGTLEELVEQMTWVQLERHTKPVLIADIDGFWQPLVALLEHMRENGFVRPSAEVNYIVAERTADIIPMLREAQARTAQLGLSHTVLDTPL; encoded by the coding sequence ATGAGCGATCTGAAATCAATCTGCGTCTACTGCGGCTCCGCGAGCGGCACGAACCCGCACCATCTCCAAACGGCCGAAGCGCTTGGACGCGCCATGGCGGAAGCCGGAATCGGCCTCGTCTATGGAGGCGGCAACGCGGGTCTGATGGGCGCGACGGCCCGGTCGGTTCTGGCCCATGGCGGTCATGTGACCGGCATCATCCCCGACTTCCTTCGCGATCGTGAACTCGTGCTGAGCGACGCACAGGAGATGATCGTCGTCCCCGACATGCACACCCGCAAGCAGATGATGTTCGAGCGATCCGACGCTTTCGTCGCCCTGCCCGGCGGCATCGGCACGTTGGAAGAATTAGTCGAGCAGATGACGTGGGTGCAGCTCGAACGCCACACCAAGCCCGTGCTGATCGCCGATATCGACGGGTTTTGGCAGCCGCTTGTCGCGCTTCTCGAGCATATGCGCGAGAATGGCTTCGTTCGCCCGAGCGCGGAGGTCAATTATATCGTGGCCGAACGAACCGCAGATATCATTCCGATGCTTCGCGAGGCTCAGGCCCGAACGGCGCAGCTTGGACTGAGCCATACTGTCCTCGATACGCCGCTCTGA
- the coaD gene encoding pantetheine-phosphate adenylyltransferase produces the protein MARTGLYTGSFDPLTNGHLDVISAAMAICDRLVVAIGVHPSKTPLFDAAERAALIQAECASIATVAGCDVEVATFDGLAVEAARRCGATLMLRGVRDGTDLDYEMQMAGMNAVLAPEVRTVLIPASAASRFITATLVRQIAAMGGDISAFVPASVAAAIHTKIGVKPRP, from the coding sequence ATGGCTCGAACCGGCCTCTACACGGGGTCGTTCGATCCTCTCACCAACGGACACCTCGATGTCATCTCGGCCGCAATGGCGATTTGCGATCGGCTCGTCGTGGCGATCGGGGTTCATCCCTCGAAGACGCCGCTTTTCGACGCTGCCGAGCGGGCCGCACTGATCCAAGCAGAATGCGCGTCCATCGCGACGGTTGCCGGATGCGACGTCGAGGTCGCTACCTTTGATGGGCTCGCTGTGGAGGCGGCGCGTCGGTGCGGCGCTACTCTGATGCTCCGCGGGGTGCGGGACGGCACCGACCTCGATTATGAAATGCAGATGGCTGGAATGAATGCGGTCCTGGCGCCGGAGGTCAGGACCGTGCTGATCCCGGCTTCGGCGGCAAGTCGTTTCATTACGGCGACCTTGGTTCGTCAGATCGCCGCGATGGGTGGGGATATTTCAGCGTTTGTGCCAGCCAGCGTCGCCGCTGCGATTCACACCAAGATCGGCGTCAAGCCAAGACCTTAG
- the yacG gene encoding DNA gyrase inhibitor YacG — MTASDDRKAANMPAANDNKDQAGRQSKACVICGKPVVPAHDPFCSTRCADVDLNRWLGGVYAVPATDDPDEDESSSADQ, encoded by the coding sequence ATGACTGCATCCGACGACCGAAAGGCTGCGAACATGCCAGCCGCTAACGACAATAAAGATCAGGCGGGGCGTCAGTCCAAGGCCTGTGTGATCTGCGGAAAGCCTGTCGTCCCCGCCCATGATCCGTTTTGCTCAACCCGCTGCGCGGATGTCGATCTCAACAGATGGCTTGGCGGGGTTTATGCGGTGCCCGCGACAGACGACCCAGATGAAGACGAGTCGTCGTCTGCCGATCAGTGA